The genome window ATCATCCTGCCTTTCAACGGCGGCTTCGCGAAGATCGTGCAGGCGGAAAAAATCATCTTCCTGCTGACGTTTTTCCTGTCCATGACCAGCCTGGTACTGCTCAGCGCGCCAGCCATCCAGCACCGCGTGATGCGCCCCCTGCAAGACCGCGAACGCTTCAAGCGCGTGGCCGACCGCATCATGATGTGCGGCGCCTTTTCGCTGGCGTTGGCGTTTATTTTGGGCACCAATCTGGTGATGTCGGAAGTGTTCGGTCACATCGCGGGCATCGTCGCCTGCGGGCTGATGGGCACACTCATCATTTGCATGTGGTGGTGGCTGCCCCTGCACTTGAAGCACGCCAGGAAAATCTAGGCGGCAAGGCCCGCCGGCTCCAGCAAGGTCTCGAGGAAGATCCCCCAACAGCGGATGCATTCCGTGTTATCGTTAACAAAAAGAGCAATCGCTGGTGTGTGCAGTGCAG of Janthinobacterium sp. PAMC25594 contains these proteins:
- a CDS encoding DUF6328 family protein, which produces MPHAQHQDEDGQPGDEGDLSDLLSELRILLPGAQMLTAFLIILPFNGGFAKIVQAEKIIFLLTFFLSMTSLVLLSAPAIQHRVMRPLQDRERFKRVADRIMMCGAFSLALAFILGTNLVMSEVFGHIAGIVACGLMGTLIICMWWWLPLHLKHARKI